The proteins below come from a single Beutenbergia cavernae DSM 12333 genomic window:
- a CDS encoding 4-(cytidine 5'-diphospho)-2-C-methyl-D-erythritol kinase gives MSAAPDSAPRVHVRAPGKINLVLRCGAPGEDGYHRLATVFQAVSLYEDVVAELADDVTVTVTGRQADVVPTDGENLAVRAARLLADSTGTAEGVRLHVTKNVPVSGGMGGGSADAAATLLACDLLWGTGLARDELAELAAELGADVPFALTGQTAVGTGRGDVLAPALARGTHHWVLATQSWGLPTPEVYARFDELRPDPAPPRLEDGLMAALVGGSSADLADYVANDLADAAVALRPELAGVLDAFDAAGALARTVSGSGPTVFGLAADLADAQDVAASVRDAGVADDVLLVTGPVSGARALESMRGV, from the coding sequence GTGAGCGCCGCGCCCGACTCCGCGCCGCGGGTCCACGTGCGCGCGCCGGGAAAGATCAACCTCGTCCTGCGGTGCGGCGCGCCCGGTGAGGACGGCTACCACCGCCTTGCGACGGTGTTCCAGGCGGTCTCGCTCTACGAGGACGTCGTCGCCGAGCTCGCTGACGACGTGACGGTGACGGTCACGGGGCGGCAGGCCGACGTCGTCCCCACCGACGGGGAGAACCTCGCCGTGCGGGCGGCTCGTCTCCTCGCCGACTCGACCGGGACGGCAGAGGGCGTGCGGCTGCACGTCACGAAGAACGTGCCGGTCTCCGGCGGGATGGGCGGAGGGTCGGCCGACGCGGCCGCGACCCTCCTCGCGTGCGACCTGCTGTGGGGGACGGGCCTGGCGCGCGACGAGCTCGCGGAGCTGGCCGCCGAGCTGGGCGCCGACGTGCCGTTCGCGCTCACCGGGCAGACGGCGGTCGGCACCGGCCGTGGCGACGTGCTCGCGCCGGCGCTGGCCCGGGGGACGCACCACTGGGTGCTCGCGACGCAGTCGTGGGGCCTGCCGACCCCCGAGGTCTACGCCCGGTTCGACGAGCTGCGGCCGGACCCCGCGCCGCCGCGGCTCGAGGACGGGCTCATGGCGGCCCTCGTGGGTGGGTCGAGCGCCGACCTGGCCGACTACGTCGCGAACGACCTCGCCGACGCCGCCGTCGCGCTGCGCCCGGAGCTCGCCGGCGTCCTCGATGCCTTCGACGCCGCGGGCGCCCTCGCCCGCACGGTCTCCGGGTCGGGCCCGACGGTGTTCGGGCTCGCCGCCGACCTCGCCGATGCGCAGGACGTCGCCGCGTCCGTCCGGGACGCCGGCGTGGCGGACGACGTCCTCCTCGTCACGGGGCCGGTCAGCGGTGCCCGCGCGCTGGAGTCGATGCGCGGCGTCTGA
- a CDS encoding G5 domain-containing protein yields MTSGIERDEAVFDDGAATADPGRRLTRRQRREQTAARGRRRVRHAVNGAVVLALVGGTGAFALVQDDVAPEDVTSALFAADDVPADAAALTHLSPWASRGDERPDLEAGEGVALTIVADGETLELRTAADTVGEALAQAGIVVGWEDEVSVELASAPVDGGEVRVVRVTYESVTAEEATAFETEEREDSGLASGNREVVQEGADGLARTTYRVRYVDGVEESREIQVQATLTEPVTEIVRVGTGSSGSGGTTSPPVVYDGTDPRAIALEMVAARGWSDAEFQCLDALWTRESNWNPYAQNPSSGAYGIPQSLPGSKMATAGADWQTNPATQITWGLNYIAGRYGTPCGAWGHSESVGWY; encoded by the coding sequence GTGACGTCAGGGATCGAGCGGGACGAGGCCGTGTTCGACGACGGCGCCGCCACCGCCGATCCGGGCCGGCGCCTGACCCGGCGCCAGCGGCGCGAGCAGACAGCGGCCCGCGGCCGGCGTCGTGTGCGCCACGCGGTCAACGGGGCCGTCGTCCTCGCGCTCGTCGGGGGCACGGGTGCCTTCGCGCTCGTCCAGGACGACGTCGCGCCCGAGGACGTCACGTCCGCGCTGTTCGCGGCGGACGACGTCCCCGCCGACGCCGCCGCCCTCACCCACCTCTCGCCGTGGGCCTCTCGTGGTGACGAGCGCCCCGACCTCGAGGCCGGCGAAGGCGTCGCTCTGACGATCGTCGCCGACGGCGAGACCCTCGAGCTGCGCACGGCGGCGGACACCGTCGGCGAGGCGCTCGCACAGGCGGGCATCGTCGTCGGCTGGGAGGACGAGGTCTCCGTCGAGCTGGCGTCCGCCCCCGTCGACGGCGGCGAGGTGCGGGTGGTCCGCGTCACGTACGAGTCGGTGACGGCCGAGGAGGCGACGGCGTTCGAGACCGAGGAGCGTGAGGACTCGGGTCTCGCGAGCGGGAACCGCGAGGTCGTGCAGGAGGGGGCCGACGGGCTCGCCCGCACCACCTACCGCGTGCGCTACGTCGACGGCGTCGAGGAGAGCCGCGAGATCCAGGTCCAGGCCACGCTCACCGAGCCCGTCACGGAGATCGTGCGGGTCGGCACGGGCAGCAGCGGCTCCGGCGGGACGACGTCGCCCCCGGTGGTCTACGACGGCACGGACCCGCGCGCGATCGCCCTCGAGATGGTCGCCGCGCGTGGCTGGAGCGACGCCGAGTTCCAGTGCCTCGACGCCCTGTGGACGCGCGAGAGCAACTGGAACCCGTACGCCCAGAACCCGAGCTCCGGCGCGTACGGCATCCCGCAGTCGCTGCCCGGCTCGAAGATGGCCACGGCCGGCGCCGACTGGCAGACCAACCCGGCGACCCAGATCACGTGGGGCCTGAACTACATCGCCGGCAGGTACGGCACGCCGTGCGGGGCCTGGGGTCACTCGGAGTCCGTCGGCTGGTACTGA
- a CDS encoding low molecular weight phosphatase family protein, which translates to MTSDVVPVRILVVCTGNIGRSPTAQFLLADRLPAQFDVSSAGTRAEVGVPMEGAMVRRLAEAGVPHAGHRSRQLTAELVQAHDVVVTMTREHRREVLRLVPSAVRRTFTLPELARALGAAGRRPHAPGDPRELIALAAAHRGTPARADQDDIEDPIGRGEAAYTRAYRAIDGATAAVARALTAQAPHR; encoded by the coding sequence GTGACGAGCGACGTGGTCCCGGTCCGCATCCTCGTCGTCTGCACCGGGAACATCGGCCGGTCGCCGACGGCGCAGTTCCTGCTCGCGGATCGCCTTCCCGCGCAGTTCGACGTCTCCAGCGCCGGGACGCGCGCGGAGGTCGGCGTCCCGATGGAGGGGGCGATGGTGCGCCGGCTGGCCGAGGCGGGGGTCCCGCACGCGGGCCACCGCAGCCGACAGCTCACGGCCGAGCTCGTGCAGGCTCACGACGTCGTCGTCACGATGACCCGGGAGCACCGGCGCGAGGTGCTCCGACTCGTGCCGTCCGCCGTCCGGCGAACGTTCACCCTGCCGGAGCTGGCGCGGGCGCTCGGAGCCGCCGGCCGCCGGCCGCACGCGCCCGGTGACCCCCGCGAGCTGATCGCCCTGGCGGCCGCCCACCGGGGGACGCCGGCGCGCGCGGACCAGGACGACATCGAGGACCCGATCGGCCGCGGCGAGGCGGCGTACACGCGCGCCTACCGGGCGATCGACGGCGCCACCGCCGCCGTCGCGCGTGCGCTGACGGCCCAGGCCCCGCACCGCTGA
- a CDS encoding ABC-F family ATP-binding cassette domain-containing protein, with translation MAHLLGAEALRLAYPNRVVLDGVTLGLTDGMRVGVVGRNGDGKSTLMALLAGTLTPDSGRVTRRRGTRVGILDQTDSLEEDATVAGTIVGDAPEHTWAGDARIRDVLAGLASDIPWDQRVRDLSGGQRRRVALAALLVGEHDVLFLDEPTNHLDLEGITWLATHLRSRWPGASGALVVVTHDRWFLDEVSTTTWEVHDGVVEPFEGGYAAYVLQRVERDRIAAAAESRRANLMRKELAWLRRGAPARTAKPKFRIEAANRLIADEPPPRDSVSLTRMATARLGRDVVELRDVSFAYPAEPGTAGTPVLTDVTWHLGPGDRIGILGPNGAGKSTLLALVTGAAEPTSGRVKRGVTVRVAHLSQDLQELSAHESERVSDVVAPYRTTYTTAGGAELTPGQLLESLGFTNAHLATPVRDLSGGQRRRLQLLLVLLAEPNVLVLDEPTNDMDTDMLAAMEDLLDGWAGTLLVVSHDRYLLERATDTQYAVLGGAVRHLPGGVDEYLDLRRAGGAMGDSARPAPSATPVPAPAASAPDPAAPTQAPALGGAEERAARKELAALERRLAAHAERTASLHAEMAAHDPTDFAGLTALTERLRETTAEVDQLEARWLELAELLG, from the coding sequence GTGGCCCACCTGCTCGGCGCCGAGGCGCTCCGTCTCGCGTACCCCAACCGTGTGGTGCTCGACGGCGTCACGCTCGGCCTCACCGACGGCATGCGGGTGGGGGTGGTCGGCCGCAACGGCGACGGCAAGTCCACGTTGATGGCGCTGCTGGCCGGCACGTTGACCCCGGACTCGGGCCGCGTCACGCGGCGCCGCGGCACCCGCGTGGGCATCCTCGACCAGACGGACTCGCTCGAGGAGGACGCCACCGTCGCGGGTACCATCGTGGGCGACGCCCCCGAGCACACGTGGGCGGGCGACGCCCGCATCCGGGACGTCCTCGCGGGCCTCGCCTCGGACATCCCGTGGGACCAGCGCGTCCGGGACCTCTCCGGCGGGCAGCGCCGCCGGGTCGCGCTGGCCGCCCTGCTGGTCGGCGAGCACGACGTGCTGTTCCTGGACGAGCCCACGAACCACCTCGACCTCGAGGGGATCACCTGGCTCGCGACGCACCTGCGCTCCCGCTGGCCGGGAGCGTCCGGAGCGCTCGTCGTCGTCACGCACGACCGCTGGTTCCTCGACGAGGTCAGCACCACGACGTGGGAGGTGCACGACGGCGTCGTCGAGCCGTTCGAGGGCGGGTACGCCGCGTACGTGCTGCAGCGGGTCGAGCGCGACCGCATCGCCGCCGCTGCCGAGTCGCGGCGCGCGAACCTCATGCGCAAGGAGCTGGCGTGGCTGCGCCGCGGAGCCCCCGCGCGCACGGCGAAGCCGAAGTTCCGGATCGAGGCAGCGAACCGGCTCATCGCCGACGAGCCGCCGCCGCGCGACAGCGTGAGCCTCACCCGGATGGCCACGGCTCGGCTCGGACGGGACGTCGTCGAGCTCCGCGACGTGTCGTTCGCCTACCCCGCCGAGCCCGGCACGGCCGGCACCCCCGTCCTGACGGACGTCACCTGGCACCTCGGGCCGGGAGACCGGATCGGGATCCTCGGCCCGAACGGTGCGGGGAAGTCGACGCTGCTGGCGCTCGTCACCGGCGCCGCGGAGCCGACGTCGGGCCGCGTGAAGCGGGGCGTCACCGTGCGCGTCGCCCACCTGAGCCAGGACCTGCAGGAGCTCTCCGCGCACGAGTCGGAGCGCGTGAGCGACGTCGTCGCCCCGTACCGCACCACGTACACGACGGCGGGAGGCGCCGAGCTCACGCCCGGGCAGCTGCTCGAGAGCCTGGGGTTCACGAACGCGCACCTCGCGACACCCGTGCGCGACCTGTCCGGCGGTCAGCGCCGTCGGCTGCAGCTGCTGCTCGTGCTGCTCGCCGAGCCGAACGTGCTGGTGCTCGACGAGCCGACGAACGACATGGACACCGACATGCTCGCCGCGATGGAGGACCTCCTCGACGGCTGGGCGGGGACGCTGCTCGTGGTCTCGCACGACCGGTACCTGCTGGAACGGGCGACCGACACGCAGTACGCCGTGCTCGGTGGGGCCGTGCGGCACCTGCCCGGCGGCGTGGACGAGTACCTCGACCTGCGCCGCGCGGGAGGCGCGATGGGCGACAGCGCCCGACCCGCGCCGTCGGCCACCCCGGTGCCGGCGCCCGCCGCGTCCGCGCCCGACCCTGCCGCGCCCACGCAGGCACCGGCGCTCGGCGGGGCCGAGGAGCGCGCCGCCCGCAAGGAGCTGGCCGCGCTGGAGCGCCGGCTCGCCGCCCACGCCGAGCGGACCGCGTCGTTGCACGCCGAGATGGCCGCCCACGACCCCACCGACTTCGCGGGCCTGACGGCGCTCACGGAGCGGCTGCGGGAGACGACCGCGGAGGTCGACCAGCTCGAGGCCCGCTGGCTCGAGCTCGCCGAGCTGCTGGGCTGA
- a CDS encoding resuscitation-promoting factor, with protein MKGLPPLVPGPRDVWTTVTTPRDNDLPEPDAPDAGGDIPAIPENTDARPLGQLSLFAAPGAADGAAPTFDAPVASEPAPATGLGGAWQRARARFPRLATPLVASVAAFVLVGGAGAAVAATSHKTVDLDVDGEQVAISTFAGSVEGLLEQQGIELGEHDLVEPALDVALASGDEIVVRHAQQVAVVVDGEEQSVWTTALDAGEAVADLAGSGRDVTMVASRAGTRAELDLPLVVDGRVVISVDGEVQEVLVRGAATVHDVLEQAGVELRRADTVEVGAREDGTPLVTIARVDVTRRVTTEAIPFSSSEVSSDDYYEGTSRVTTEGVDGAIERRYTVTTIDGVEVSAELTLEFVSQRPVDEVVTVGTAARPAPQPSTPAPAPGGGGGGGGGGGGTVPVGDVWAALAQCESGGNPATNTGNGYYGLYQFSLGTWQSVGGSGLPSDASAEEQTMRAQILQQRSGWGQWPACARKLGLL; from the coding sequence GTGAAGGGGCTGCCACCGCTCGTGCCCGGGCCCCGCGACGTCTGGACGACTGTGACGACACCCCGCGACAACGACCTGCCCGAACCCGACGCCCCTGACGCAGGCGGCGACATCCCGGCGATTCCCGAGAACACCGACGCGCGCCCGCTCGGCCAGCTGAGCCTCTTCGCGGCGCCCGGCGCCGCAGACGGCGCCGCCCCCACCTTCGACGCCCCCGTGGCGAGCGAGCCCGCCCCGGCCACCGGCCTCGGTGGCGCGTGGCAGCGCGCCCGGGCGCGCTTCCCGCGGCTGGCGACGCCGCTGGTCGCCTCGGTGGCCGCGTTCGTGCTCGTCGGCGGCGCCGGCGCAGCCGTCGCGGCGACGTCGCACAAGACCGTCGACCTCGACGTCGACGGCGAGCAGGTGGCGATCTCGACGTTCGCCGGCTCCGTCGAAGGTCTCCTCGAGCAGCAGGGGATCGAGCTCGGGGAGCACGACCTCGTCGAGCCCGCCCTCGACGTCGCCCTGGCCTCGGGCGACGAGATCGTCGTGCGGCACGCGCAGCAGGTCGCCGTCGTCGTCGACGGCGAGGAGCAGAGCGTCTGGACCACGGCGCTCGACGCCGGCGAGGCGGTCGCCGACCTGGCCGGGTCCGGGCGCGACGTCACGATGGTGGCGTCCCGAGCGGGCACCCGCGCCGAGCTCGACCTGCCGCTGGTCGTCGACGGTCGCGTCGTCATCTCCGTCGACGGCGAGGTGCAGGAGGTGCTGGTGCGCGGCGCCGCCACGGTGCACGACGTCCTCGAGCAGGCGGGCGTCGAGCTCCGTCGCGCCGACACGGTCGAGGTCGGGGCACGCGAGGACGGCACGCCGCTCGTCACGATCGCGCGGGTGGACGTCACGCGGCGCGTGACCACGGAGGCGATCCCGTTCTCCTCGAGCGAGGTCTCCAGCGACGACTACTACGAGGGCACCTCCCGGGTGACCACCGAGGGCGTGGACGGCGCGATCGAGCGCCGCTACACCGTGACGACGATCGACGGCGTCGAGGTCTCGGCGGAGCTGACGCTCGAGTTCGTGAGCCAGCGGCCCGTCGACGAGGTCGTGACGGTCGGCACGGCCGCCCGCCCGGCGCCCCAGCCCTCGACTCCCGCACCCGCTCCTGGCGGCGGGGGTGGCGGCGGTGGTGGCGGTGGCGGCACCGTCCCGGTCGGCGACGTCTGGGCCGCTCTCGCGCAGTGCGAGTCCGGCGGCAACCCCGCGACGAACACCGGCAACGGCTACTACGGCCTGTACCAGTTCTCGCTGGGCACGTGGCAGTCGGTGGGCGGCTCCGGCCTCCCGTCGGACGCCTCTGCCGAGGAGCAGACGATGCGCGCCCAGATCCTCCAGCAGCGCTCCGGCTGGGGCCAGTGGCCGGCCTGCGCACGCAAGCTGGGGCTGCTCTGA
- the rsmA gene encoding 16S rRNA (adenine(1518)-N(6)/adenine(1519)-N(6))-dimethyltransferase RsmA translates to MRLLGPSDVRALAAGLGIRPTKTLGQNFVTDAGTVRRIVRAAGVTAGDVVVEVGPGLGSLTLGLLEAGATVVAVEIDPVLAGALPGTIAEHAPDVADRLTVITADALDVTELPGRPSAMVANLPYNVAVPVLLTMLERFPELARVLVMVQAEVADRLVAPPGSRTYGVPSVKAAWYAAAARAGSIGRTVFWPVPNVDSALVRLERRPAPAPEDLRAEVFGCVDAAFAQRRKTLRAALAGWAGSPSDAESILRAAGVDPTLRGERLDVEAFARVASVRAGLRAGGVPTERAGDSSGTVAP, encoded by the coding sequence GTGAGACTGCTGGGCCCGTCGGACGTGCGAGCGCTCGCCGCCGGTCTCGGGATCCGTCCCACGAAGACGCTCGGCCAGAACTTCGTGACGGACGCCGGAACGGTGCGGCGCATCGTCCGGGCGGCAGGGGTGACGGCGGGCGACGTCGTGGTCGAGGTCGGGCCCGGCCTCGGCTCCCTCACTCTCGGGCTGCTCGAGGCGGGCGCCACGGTGGTCGCTGTGGAGATCGACCCCGTGCTCGCGGGTGCGCTGCCCGGCACGATCGCCGAGCACGCGCCGGACGTCGCGGACCGCCTCACGGTGATCACCGCCGACGCGCTCGACGTCACCGAGCTGCCCGGTCGCCCCAGCGCGATGGTCGCGAACCTCCCGTACAACGTCGCGGTGCCGGTGCTGCTGACGATGCTCGAACGGTTCCCCGAGCTCGCCCGGGTGCTCGTCATGGTCCAGGCCGAGGTCGCTGACCGGCTCGTTGCCCCGCCCGGCTCACGGACGTACGGGGTGCCGTCGGTGAAGGCTGCCTGGTACGCGGCGGCCGCGCGGGCCGGGAGCATCGGCCGCACCGTCTTCTGGCCGGTGCCCAACGTCGACTCCGCGCTCGTCCGGCTCGAACGGCGTCCGGCGCCGGCGCCCGAGGACCTGCGCGCGGAGGTGTTCGGATGCGTGGATGCCGCGTTCGCGCAGCGCCGCAAGACGCTGCGGGCGGCGCTCGCCGGCTGGGCCGGTTCGCCGTCCGACGCGGAGTCGATCCTGCGCGCGGCGGGCGTCGACCCCACGCTGCGCGGCGAGCGGCTCGACGTCGAGGCGTTCGCGCGCGTCGCCAGCGTCCGCGCCGGGCTCCGGGCAGGCGGCGTTCCCACCGAGCGGGCCGGGGACTCCTCTGGCACGGTGGCCCCGTGA
- a CDS encoding polyprenyl synthetase family protein, with protein sequence MTGSVDLAAVEAHLDGALAERAALTSDGGAAVGSWWRAVREACRGGKRVRPALVLAAFHGLRDDAGPGHEEGDPDGGAAVQVAAAFELLHAAFLLHDDVIDGDLVRRGRPNLIAELAEAAHTDGVGSSPAHEWGTAAAVLAGDVLIHAALHAVATADVPAEPRRELLELVDRCLVRTVAGEVADVAYAARVEVPRLPDVLRMTSWKTAAYSCEAPLVAGAILAGAAPGARAALADVGRAVGAAYQLRDDVLGTFGDELVTGKSTSSDLRGGKVTALVAYARHTDHAAELDALLALPAPGAAEIEAMRTVLVRSGALDLVEQLIDDLLRSALEALAGAELPPELREYLGSVARTAAAPQR encoded by the coding sequence TTGACCGGGTCGGTGGATCTCGCGGCGGTCGAGGCTCACCTGGACGGTGCCCTCGCCGAGCGGGCGGCGCTGACGTCCGACGGCGGCGCAGCGGTCGGGAGCTGGTGGCGTGCCGTGCGCGAGGCCTGTCGCGGCGGGAAGCGCGTGCGCCCTGCGCTGGTGCTCGCGGCGTTCCACGGGCTGCGCGACGACGCCGGCCCCGGTCACGAGGAGGGCGATCCCGACGGCGGCGCGGCGGTGCAGGTGGCCGCCGCGTTCGAGCTCCTGCACGCGGCGTTCCTCCTGCACGACGACGTCATCGACGGTGATCTCGTCCGCCGGGGCCGACCGAATCTCATCGCCGAGCTCGCCGAGGCCGCGCACACGGACGGCGTCGGGTCGTCTCCCGCGCACGAGTGGGGGACGGCGGCGGCCGTGCTCGCCGGCGACGTCCTCATCCACGCCGCGCTCCATGCCGTCGCGACGGCCGACGTCCCGGCCGAGCCGCGTCGTGAGCTGCTCGAGCTCGTCGACAGGTGCCTCGTGCGGACGGTGGCCGGCGAGGTGGCCGACGTCGCCTACGCCGCGCGCGTCGAGGTTCCCCGGCTGCCCGACGTCCTGCGGATGACGAGCTGGAAGACGGCCGCCTACTCGTGCGAGGCGCCGCTCGTGGCGGGGGCGATCCTCGCCGGGGCGGCCCCGGGCGCGCGGGCGGCGCTCGCCGACGTCGGTCGAGCCGTCGGCGCCGCCTACCAGCTGCGCGACGACGTGCTGGGCACGTTCGGGGACGAGCTGGTGACGGGCAAGAGCACCTCGAGCGACCTTCGCGGCGGCAAGGTCACCGCCCTCGTCGCCTACGCGCGCCACACCGACCACGCGGCCGAGCTGGACGCCCTGCTGGCCCTTCCGGCACCGGGCGCCGCCGAGATCGAGGCGATGCGCACGGTCCTCGTGCGCAGCGGGGCGCTGGACCTCGTGGAACAGCTCATCGACGACCTGCTGCGGTCCGCGCTGGAGGCGCTCGCCGGGGCGGAGCTGCCCCCCGAGCTGCGGGAGTACCTCGGCTCCGTCGCGCGGACGGCCGCGGCGCCGCAGCGCTAG
- the metG gene encoding methionine--tRNA ligase, producing the protein MSHILSAVAWPYTNGPRHIGHVAGFGVPSDVFSRYMRMAGHDVLMVSGTDEHGTPILVLAEQEGVTPQELTDRYNRVIVDDLANLGLSYDLFTRTTTRNHYAVVQEMFRTVHKNGYMVEQTTMGAISPSTGRTLPDRYIEGTCPICGYDGARGDQCDNCGNQLDAVDLINPRSRINGEKPTFIETQHFFLDLPALADALGAWLRTRTHWRPNVLNFSLNLLDDLRPRAMTRDIDWGIPVPLPGWEDNPAKRLYVWFDAVIGYLSASIEWARRQELAAGGAGTPDAEAWRAWWNPTPGLDQQSYYFMGKDNITFHSQIWPAELLGYAGKGSRGGEPGIYGELNLPTEVVSSEFLTTEGKQFSTSRGVVVYVRDMLARYQPDALRYFIAVAGPESSDSDFTWSEFKRRTNDELVAGWGNLVNRTATMVHKNFGAVPEPGERLAVDEAVLATTRAGFAQVGRLLETQRQRAAVTEAMRVVGEVNKYVSETEPWKLKTDRDRLATVLHTATQAVADCNVLLAPFLPHAAQEIHSALGGTGTLAPQPRVDEVTDLDDASRSYPIITGDYVRGETLAPWESAAVVAGTPIEKPSPVFTKLDDAIVEEELERMRAGAAERA; encoded by the coding sequence GTGAGCCACATCCTCTCCGCTGTCGCCTGGCCGTACACGAACGGCCCGCGGCACATCGGTCACGTCGCCGGGTTCGGCGTTCCCTCCGACGTCTTCAGCCGGTACATGCGGATGGCGGGCCACGACGTGCTCATGGTGTCGGGCACCGACGAGCACGGGACGCCGATCCTCGTGCTCGCCGAGCAGGAGGGGGTGACGCCGCAGGAGCTCACGGACCGTTACAACCGGGTCATCGTCGACGACCTCGCGAACCTGGGCCTGTCCTACGACCTGTTCACCCGGACGACGACGCGCAACCACTACGCCGTCGTGCAGGAGATGTTCCGCACGGTCCACAAGAACGGCTACATGGTCGAGCAGACCACGATGGGCGCCATCTCGCCGTCGACCGGGCGCACGCTCCCGGACCGGTACATCGAGGGCACGTGTCCGATCTGCGGCTACGACGGCGCTCGCGGCGACCAGTGCGACAACTGCGGCAACCAGCTCGACGCCGTCGACCTCATCAACCCACGGAGCCGGATCAACGGCGAGAAGCCGACGTTCATCGAGACGCAGCACTTCTTCCTCGACCTGCCCGCCCTCGCTGACGCGCTCGGTGCGTGGTTGCGCACCCGCACGCACTGGCGCCCGAACGTCCTCAACTTCTCGCTGAACCTCCTCGACGACCTCCGTCCCCGGGCCATGACCCGCGACATCGACTGGGGCATCCCGGTCCCGCTCCCGGGCTGGGAGGACAACCCCGCCAAGCGGCTGTACGTGTGGTTCGACGCCGTCATCGGCTACCTCTCGGCGAGCATCGAGTGGGCGCGCCGCCAGGAGCTCGCCGCCGGCGGCGCTGGCACGCCGGACGCCGAGGCGTGGCGTGCGTGGTGGAACCCAACGCCCGGGCTCGACCAGCAGTCGTACTACTTCATGGGCAAGGACAACATCACGTTCCACTCGCAGATCTGGCCGGCGGAGCTCCTCGGCTACGCGGGGAAGGGCAGCCGCGGCGGCGAGCCCGGCATCTACGGGGAGCTGAACCTCCCGACCGAGGTGGTCTCCAGCGAGTTCCTGACGACGGAGGGCAAGCAGTTCTCGACGTCGCGCGGCGTCGTCGTCTACGTGCGGGACATGCTCGCCCGCTACCAGCCCGACGCCCTGCGCTACTTCATCGCCGTCGCCGGCCCGGAGAGCTCCGACTCCGACTTCACCTGGTCGGAGTTCAAGCGACGCACGAACGACGAGCTCGTCGCCGGCTGGGGCAACCTCGTCAACCGGACCGCGACGATGGTCCACAAGAACTTCGGTGCCGTCCCCGAGCCGGGGGAGCGCCTCGCCGTCGACGAGGCGGTGCTGGCGACGACGCGCGCCGGCTTCGCGCAGGTCGGCCGGCTCCTCGAGACGCAACGGCAGCGGGCCGCCGTCACCGAGGCGATGCGGGTCGTCGGCGAGGTCAACAAGTACGTCTCGGAGACCGAGCCGTGGAAGCTGAAGACCGACCGCGACCGGCTCGCCACCGTGCTGCACACCGCCACGCAGGCCGTGGCGGACTGCAACGTGCTCCTCGCCCCGTTCCTGCCGCACGCCGCGCAGGAGATCCACTCCGCGCTCGGCGGCACGGGAACGCTCGCGCCGCAGCCGCGCGTGGACGAGGTGACGGATCTCGACGACGCGAGCCGCAGCTACCCGATCATCACGGGGGACTACGTGCGGGGCGAGACGCTCGCTCCCTGGGAGAGCGCCGCCGTCGTGGCCGGGACCCCGATCGAGAAGCCTTCGCCGGTCTTCACGAAGCTCGACGACGCGATCGTCGAGGAGGAGCTCGAGCGGATGCGCGCCGGCGCCGCCGAGCGGGCGTGA
- a CDS encoding TatD family hydrolase, with protein sequence MSTRPRERGWPPAPGPLRVAVVDNHTHLDAIAGVLPAGEAAPSVADELARAAAVGVDALVQIGCDLDAAPWSVDVARAHRAVVAGVAIHPNEAVLHAGVREVAPDGLEPDPQPRHEVGLDEAIARIADLARDARVRVVGETGLDFFRAGDAGRAAQRESFRAHIALAKELGLPLQIHDRDAHQDVLDVLDADGAPDVTVFHCFSGDAAFARVCAERGWYLSFAGPVTFRANDALRDAVASVPLRQILVETDAPFLTPHPYRGRPNAPYLLPHTVRMIAQVRREEADDVAAAVAATSARLYGPW encoded by the coding sequence GTGAGCACGAGACCGCGCGAGCGCGGCTGGCCGCCCGCGCCCGGGCCGCTGCGGGTGGCCGTCGTGGACAACCACACGCACCTCGACGCGATCGCCGGCGTGCTCCCGGCGGGGGAGGCGGCGCCGTCCGTCGCGGACGAGCTCGCCCGCGCGGCGGCCGTCGGCGTCGACGCCCTGGTCCAGATCGGGTGCGACCTCGACGCCGCGCCGTGGTCGGTCGACGTCGCGCGCGCGCACCGGGCCGTCGTCGCCGGCGTCGCGATCCACCCGAACGAGGCGGTGCTGCACGCGGGCGTCCGCGAGGTGGCACCCGACGGGCTGGAACCCGACCCGCAGCCGCGCCACGAGGTCGGCCTGGACGAGGCGATCGCCCGGATCGCCGACCTCGCACGGGACGCGCGGGTGCGGGTCGTGGGCGAGACAGGGCTGGACTTCTTCCGCGCCGGTGACGCGGGCCGCGCCGCGCAACGGGAGTCGTTCCGCGCGCACATCGCTCTCGCGAAGGAGCTCGGCCTGCCCCTGCAGATCCACGACCGCGACGCGCACCAGGACGTGCTCGACGTGCTGGACGCCGACGGCGCCCCGGACGTCACCGTCTTCCACTGCTTCTCCGGCGACGCCGCGTTCGCGCGGGTCTGCGCGGAGCGGGGCTGGTACCTCTCGTTCGCCGGGCCGGTCACGTTCCGGGCGAACGACGCCCTGCGCGACGCCGTCGCGAGCGTGCCGCTGCGCCAGATCCTCGTCGAGACGGATGCGCCGTTCCTCACACCGCACCCGTACCGCGGACGTCCGAACGCCCCCTACCTGCTGCCGCACACCGTGCGGATGATCGCGCAGGTCAGGCGGGAGGAGGCGGACGACGTCGCGGCGGCCGTGGCGGCGACCTCCGCCCGGCTGTACGGCCCGTGGTGA